The genomic window GTATTTATCGGTTATTATGATCAAGAACAATCTAATTTAGAACCTGAAAAAACTATTATAGATGAGGTATGGGATGACTTTCCTAAATTAACTACTACTGAAATTAGAAATGCTCTTGCTGCATTTTTATTTACAGGAGACGATGTATTTAAAAAAATATCTTCATTAAGTGGTGGTGAAAAATGTAGAATAAACCTTTTAAAACTTATGCTTTCAAATTCTAATTTTCTTTTATTAGATGAACCTACTAATCACTTAGACATTATGTCTCGTGAAGCTTTAGAAGACGCCATTTTAAGTTACGATGGAACTATTTTAGTTATATCACACGATAGATACTTTTTAAATAAAGTAGTTAATAAAATTCATGAACTTAATATCGACGGTATAAAAACTTACTTAGGAAATTATAGTTATTATATCGAAAAGAAAAAGAATCCCTCTAGATTTCAAGATTTAGAAGAAGCAGAAGGTAAAACTAAAACTCAGATTAAATATGAGAGAAAAAAGAAAAAAGAGGAAGAGAAACTTGAAAAACAAAAAAAATTTAAAATCAAGAATTTAGAAACTGAAATATCTGAATTAGAACAAAATATTTTAGCTCTTCAAAATCAACTATGTTTAGAAGAAGTTTATTCCAATCCTGAAAAAAGTGAAGAGATAAATAGAGAAATTTCAAGTGTAGAAACTGAATTACAAGAATTATATGAGGAGTGGGAAAAATATATTTAAATATATTTTCCCTCTTAGAAGAACTAGCGAAAATTTCATATTTTAACTAGTTCTTCTACATTTTTAAGCAATAACTAATTTTTTAGTACTTTTCTAATTGTTTTAAAGAGAATTGGTTTCATATTATCTATTGAATCAGGCTCATTTAAAATTATTGAACTATAACACACAGATCCTGTTAATTCTACAATCATAAATAGAATCTTTTCCGCCTCATCTTCGTTTATATCATCACCTACCATATTACTTATAAAATATTTTGTAATCCTTATGATTTTTTCTGAATTTTCATCATCCATTGTGGCTCTTCTATAAACTCCTAATGACAAATTTTTATATATAAACTTTAATAGTTTAGTATTATTTCTTAATCTTTCAATTATACAATCTATAAAAACTATAACCGAATCACTAAATTCAAGATTATCATTTTCAATTCTATTACTTGTATATTCTACCGCTTCTTTTATTATTTTCATACTTTTATTAAGAATTAATCTATCAACAATATCATACTTGTTTTTAAAATATAAATAAAAAGTTCCTTTCCCAACCCCTGCTTTTTTTACGATGTCATCTATTGCTGTATCGTGTATTCCTTTAGTCAAAAACAATTCATATGCGGCATTAAATAAACTATTTCTTTTTAACATTTTTTTTTGAGAAACTTTCGAAATTTTATTTTGTTTTTCCATTTTACTTCTCTCTCTTTCTATTCATTACTTATAATCCTTTATTTTATCCTTTATTATATATCTTCATGACTAATAGTCAATGTTTTTTATATGTTTTTTATATTTTGTCTTTTTATTCTTTACTCAATTTAAAAATACATTCATTTATACTTTGAGTAAACACATAATAGAAAAATGTTGCGACGCAACATTACTTAGTAACCAGATACCAAGCTAGTGAAAGAGGATTTTTTTCTGGTGTTAAAAAATCTTTAAATTTTAAAAGCAGTTAACGAAACATCTTTTTCATTAACTGCTTTTGGTGTTATTCTTAAAAGAACTGGTAAGCTCTCAGAGCGATAGCTCAATTGGAGTAGCACTTATCCTAGATTAATTACCTATGCTTTAAAATAACTTTAAAATATTCTTTTGTCCGTTAGGACTTAGAAACTTTCTTTAAAAATTTTGTTTCACATCTAAATTTTATATGACCACTCAAATCATGAATAAAGCATTTAAATTCAAAGATTTTCTAACATAAGGAAGAAAATCATCCTTTAGTCTTCCTCTTCTCCCCAGTATACATATTAAATTATATTACTTATAAAGAAACTAAGGCAGAAGAATTGGATTTTCTTATATATGTAGTTAGCCGATTAAACTTTGAAGTAGCAATTAGAAGTACTTAAGGTGTAGAATTCTAAAAATCCGTAATTGCAGGAATGGACTCCTGCAGCCAAACTGCGTCATGGACGACGCATAGTGAGGGTAGGATTTTTAGAAGGCTACGCCTTTAGTACTTCTTTGCGTGCTGAAGGTTTAATGGATAACTACATATATTTAGAAAAACCTATTCTTCTGCCGTTATTCATTACGTCACAACATTATTATTTTATCTTTCTCCAAGTTTTAAGTTTGGTATAGCATTTAACTCTAAAGATGCTTTTTTTCCACGTAATAGTTCATAATAAGCAGCACTCCCTATCATTGCTGCATTATCTGTACATAGTATAGGTTCTGGAAACAATACTTTAATTCCCCTTTTAACTCCTTCTTCTATCATTGTTTGTCTTAAGCAAGAATTAGAAGCTACGCCCCCTGCAATTGCAATCTTATCTACTTGTTTTCTTTTACAAGCAACCATAGCATTATCTACTAAAACATCTACCACTGCCTTTTGGAATGAGGCCGCAACATCAGCTTCATTTATGTTTTCGCCCTTCATGTTCATTTTATTTAGATAATTTAAAACTGCTGATTTTATTCCACTAAATGAAAAATCTATACAATCTTTTTCATGAAAATTTGCTCTTGGAAAGTTTATAGCTAAGGGATTACCCTCTTTTGAGATTTTATCTATTTTAGGACCACCTGGATACCCTAACCCTATAGCTCGTGCGACTTTATCAAAAGCTTCTCCTGCCGCATCATCTCTTGTCTGACCTAAAACTTCAAATTCTCCATGATCTTTCATATATACTATAAAGGTATGCCCCCCTGATACAACTAAACATACAAAAGGAGGTTCTAAATCTTCATGCTGTATAAAATTAGCACTTATATGACCTTCTATATGATTAACTCCTATTAATGGTATCTCTAATGAATATGCCAAAGATTTAGCATATTGAACACCTACTAATAAAGCTCCTACAAGACCTGGACCATAAGTTACTCCTACTGCATCTATATCTTTTAAAGTTAAATCTGCTTCATTTAATGCTTCTTCTACCACTACAGAAATAGCCTCTATATGTTTTCTTGAAGCAACTTCAGGTACTACTCCTCCAAATTTAGTATGTATATCAATTTGTGAAGCTATTACATTTGAAATAACTTTTCTTCCATTTACAACTATAGCAGCAGCTGTTTCATCGCAACTTGTTTCTATCGAAAGTATTTTAACATCTTTGTTCATATTTCTACCTCACTTATTTGTGTCTTTTCTCTAAACTTAATAAAAACTGTTTTATATTAACTTCAGTTCCTTTAGTTTTACCCATATATCCTCCTATATTTCCGTCTTTACTTATCACCCTATGACATGGTATAAATATAGGAATCTTATTTACTTTATTAGCTTGCCCTATTGCTTGAGCCCCTTTAGGTTTACCTATGTTTTTTGCTATTTCTCCATAACTTTTAGTCTCTCCATAAGGAATATTGGTAAGTTCATTCCAAACCATCTTCTGAAATGTTGTTCCTGAAATAGATAAGGGTATAGTAAATTCTTTCCTAATGCCCTTAAAATATTCATCCAGCTCTTCCATTACTTTTTTACATGAATATTTATCATAAACTAAATCACTTATTCCGGATTTATATTGTTCAAAATTATCCTCATTCAAGTCTAATCTAAGTATTCCATAAGAATCTAATGTTATGTACATGCTGCCCAAGTCCCAATCATATTTGCAATAAATATTATTCATAATTATTCCTCCCTTTTTTATTAATCTTATATTAATTACTTCGAACATACGTGCTATAATATATAATAAAGTTAAATAATTTTCCCAAAGGAGTTAGCATTATGGATTTTAATTACGCAAAAATTATAATAAAAGGTTCTCCAATAACAAAATCTAACTTTAAACTTTCAAATGTGCATGGACGATCAATTTTGCCTTATAATTCTGGCAAATACCACGATAGATATGCCATATACGAAGAAGAAATAGCTTACCAAGCTAGGTTGCAAAACCCTGGTGTTGTAATTACAGAATCACTAATAGCTATTTTAAAAGTATATTATAAAAGTAAAAAAAGGCATCCTGATACAACTAATATACCAAAAAGTATTTTTGATGGTGTAGAGAAAAGCGGTATCATAGTTAATGATGCTCAAATACGAAGATTAATCATAGAAGAATATTATGATGATAAAAATCCTCGATTTGAACTAGAACTTTTCGGTGAAAGTTCTTACTACATAAACTATGAGGTAATTACGAAATCAGCTCCATCTACTCCCATAAACTATTCGTCCCCACCTAATAAAAAATCATTAGGAATACCAAAAACAAAAAATAACACCGAAAACAATAATACTTCATTGTGTGAAATCTGTCATAAACCAGTAAGAAAGGAAAACATAGTTTCTGCCAATAGAGGTAAAACCATCTTATGTAAAGATTGTTTAAAAAAATTATTCTAATATATTATAGATTTCTTATATATTTAGCAGCATTTTTCCCAGTATTATAACTTTCTGTGGTTATGTAGTTTACATTTTCGTGTATATATAAAGAGTTACCACAGGCAAAAATACCCTTAATATTTGTCTTCATATCTTTATCTACCTGTATCCCGCCTGTCAAAGGATGTGTTTTTATTCCAGCTTCTTTGGCTAGGCTACTATCAGGAAATAAACCAACAGAAAGAACCACAGTATCACATTCTATATACTCCTCTGTATCCTTTAAAGGCACTTTATTGTTATCTATTTTGGTAATAGTAAGTCCTTCCACTCTATCATTTCCCTTTAAATTAACTACACTATATCCTAATTTAAGAGGAATATTAAAATCATCTAAACATTCAATAACTTTTTTTTCAGATCCATCTGGATAAAACATATCTTCTATTACACTCTTTACTTTTGCACCTTCCAAAGTCATTCTTTTAGCCATTTCAAGAGCAACATTACCAGATCCCACTATAACTACTTCTTTTCCTGGCAAATACCCCTCTAAATTAATAAATTTTTGAACCGTACCTGCAGTATAAATACCTGCCATTCTATTCCCAGGTATATTTATTATTCCTCTAGGCTTTTCTCTACATCCTGTAGCTATTATAATAGCTTTTGCTTCAATTTCTGTTACTCCATTCTCTCCATTCACTAGAGTCAAAGTTGTATCGCTTATATTTAAAACCGTAGTATCTAACTTATATTCAATTTTTAATTTTTTTAGTTTGTAAATAAAATTCTCAACATATTCGGGTCCTGTTAGCTTTTCATTAAAAGTCCTCTCGCCATATCCGGCATGAATGCATTGATTAAGAACGCCTCCTAGCTGGCCCTCTCTTTCTAAAATTAATACCTTATCCACACCTTCTTCTTTTGAACTTATAGCCGCTGCTAGCCCTGCTGGGCCTCCACCTATTATGACTATATCATACTCTTTTGTCATCTTTATCCCCCATTCTAAAACTACTGATAACAAAAATATTATAACACTAACTAAGAAATTAAGACTATTAAAGATTTATTTCTAGTAAAATTATTTTTTGAATGTATTTGAATATAGTTTATATAAATGGTATAATTACCCTACTATTATGCAAATGAGTTGCATTATTATTTTCTTATAGGAGGTCTGTAATGAAAAAACATATAAAATTTATATTATTAGCTTCTTTTATTGTTTCATGTAACATTTTAATTGGGTGCTCTAAAAACGCAACTACTTCTAATGTTGAAAAAAACAATAAAATTCCCATTTCAGTATCTATAGTACCACAAGAAACCTTTGTAAAAGCAGTTGGAAAAAATTTAGTAGATGTAGTTACAATGATTCCATCTGGTCAAAGCCCTGAAAATTTTCAACCTACACCTGATCTTTTAGAGAAATTTAGTAAATCCAAATTATATTTTTCTATAGGTGTGCCTACTGAAAAAACATCTATTATACCTAAAGCATCCGACTTAAATCCTAATATCAAAATTATTAACTTAGAAAAGGTAGTGCAAAGTCACTATCCTGATAGAGAATTTTCACCTGGTATGAGAGATCCTCACATTTGGTTATCTCCAAAGAGAGTAAAGGTTATGATAGATTCTATAAAAGATGAGCTTTGTAAAATAGACCCCCCTAATAAATCTTTTTATGAAAAAAATGCAAAAGACTATATAAACAATCTCAATAAGATTGATAAGGATATACACTCTTCTTTATCACATTTAAAAAATAAGGCCATTATAGTGTATCATCCCGCATTTGGTTATTTTTGTGATGACTACGGATTAGAAATGATACCTTTAGAAAAAGATGGAAAGGAATCTACAGTGCAAGATTTACAACAATCCATAACTTACGCAAAAGAAAAACATATAAAAGTTATCTTCTATCAAGCAGAAGTAGATAGTAAACAATCTAAAACTTTTGCTGATGAAATAGGTGGAAGATCTGAACTAGTAGAACCTCTTTCTGCTGACTACATCAAAAATCTTCAAACAATGTGTGATACATTTAAAAAAGCCTTGGAGTAAAACTCCAAGGCTTTTTAGTAATTAATTTAGCTTTCGCAACGAAAATAACTGGGAAAGTTAAATTAATTACTATCCTATAGTGTTACCAAAATAGTAAATCATTCTATTATAAAACCTAAATAAATAGAGTGCTTTTACAATTAATATCTATCTTTAAATTGACTATGAAATTTGCTTAAGTGAATAATCTCTGAAACTTTGTCAATAATTTAAATAACCTACTAAAGATTAAAAAATCATTTGCAAAAGATGCTAATTTATATAAGCCCGATTTATGCAATTATTTTAAAGGGGGAATTATAATGAAGCATCTAACAGTAGGCATTTTTGCATTATCCATACTTACACTTTCTATACATTATAAAGTAATAAAAATAGATATGACAATTCTCCACAAAAATGTATGGAATATTATTGTATGGATAGCTAGTCTAACACTAGGAGTGATAATATCCTCTTGGCTTAAGTAGACTAGAGGGCAACTTCTATTACTAGAAGTTGCCTTTTGCAGGCAGATTTATAGAAAGCTATTTTTATAAATATAAGATTTTTCTATAAAAACAGTGATTCTTAAGTATATGTTTTTGGCAGACAACCAGAAAACAACCAAATACTTAAAAATCACTATAAAATAAACTGCATTATAAAAGCCAGTAACCTTTATAGTTACTGGCTTTATATCTGGCAGGGGCACCAGGACTCGAACCCGGAACCAATGGTTTTGGAGACCACTACTCTACCAATTGAGCCATACCCCTTCGACACGAAAATTATTATAACATGATTCTCCAATATATGCAATAGTTTTTTTTATTTTCTTTAATTATGGTTTTGGAATGATATCTTTTAAATTCCAAAACCATAATTTTAAAACCTTAATTCTAAAATCTCACTTAAATTTCAACATTAAATCCAGCTTCTTTTAATTTTTTTAATATTATATCAAAATTTTCTTCCTCAATTCTCACAACAATTTCTCTTAAATTAAAAGCACTTTTAGGATTAAAAACTACAATGCTTATAACATCTCCTTTATTCTGTGCTATTATTTTTGTAATTTTTGAAATCTGACCTTTATATTCATGAGTTATTATAGACATTTTTCTACCTTGATTTACACCTAATATCTCTGTAAATTCATGAAATATTGCTTTATACGTTATAATACCATGAAATTTATTATATTTATCAACCACTCCTACAAATGGTATATTGCGTTTTGCAAGCAATGGAGTTACATCTTCTAATTCTTCATTTGGTCTTACAATTGGTACGTCTGTTTTCATTAACTCTTCTACCTGTGTGTTTAACATCAAGTTTTCTCTATCTTCTACCTTTTCTAATAAAAATTCATATATATTTACTTTTGCTATATAACCATAAAATTTATCTCCAATACATACGGGAATAGATAAAGTCTTATTTTTATTAATTAATTCAAGGGCCTCTTTTATACACTCATAAGGTGATATAGTAGTTAATTTTTCCTTACCTAATAGCAAATTACTCACTAACATAGTAGAATCCCCCTTTACTACATTCTATTAAGAATAATATATTTTATTTCTATATTAATATGTATATATCCTTCTATTTAAAAATATTTTTAAATACAGTACTTATTAATAAGCATTATTTTATAATTTACAATAATGTGGTAAAATTATTTTGGAGTAATATGCTTATAATTTAAAAGGAGTATAGATATGAGAATAAGTTTAGATAAAACAATACTAGCTATGGCTATAGCACTTGATCTTGCAGAAATAAATTCTATAGAAGATACATATGTTATAGAAAATGTATCAAAAATAAATTATTCAGAACATGAATTCTTTCATCATTCTAAAAGAACAGCCTACATTGCTATTAAAATAGCTACAGAACTAAATTTAGATACAGAAAGCATGCAATGTTTATATATTTCTTCTCTTCTACATGATATAGGAGTTACCTCCTCTGTTAGTTTAACTAAAAATCATACTTCTGAAAAATTTATAAAACAGCACTGTGTTGATGGTGCAAACATATTAAATCCCTTTCCTGTATTTAATGATATTTCAGATATTATTTTATATCATCATGAAAATTATAACGGTACAGGAGCTATGGGACTGAAAAAGGATGAAATTCCTATCATAAGCCAAATTATAAGAATAGCGGATCTTATAGAGTTGTCTTACAAAGAAAAAGTTCCTTCTTTTAAACAAAGAGATTATATTATAGATTGGATAAAATCAAAAGAAAATATAATATTTTCCAGTGAAATGGTGAATGCATTTCTTACCTTATCACAAAAGGATAGTTTTTGGTTTGATGTTGAAAATGTTGCTTTTATAGACTATATTCTTTTATATAATTCTCCACATCTAGATATATACTTAAATCTACAAGATTTTGAAAAAATAGCTGAAATTTTTTCAAGAATAATAGATTCTAAAAGCAAATTTACTGCTGAACATTCAAAAGGAATTGCTTATTTAGCTTACAAAATTTCAAAGCATATAGGATATTCTAAGGAAAAATGTACCAAAATGAAAATAGCCGGTCTTCTTCATGATATCGGTAAATTAGCTATTCCTTCAAAAATTTTAGATAAAAATGGTCCTTTGACTAAGAATGAATTTTCTATAATCAAAACTCACGTATATTATACAGCAATTATATTAAATAAAATTGAGGATATACCTGAAATAAGTGAATGGGCATCTAATCATCATGAAAAAATAAATGGTGATGGATATCCTAATAGACTTAATGGAGATAATTTATCAGAGGAATCCAGAATTATAGCCGTATGTGATATATATCAAGCATTAACTGAAGATAGACCTTATAGGAAAGGCTTGAATATACATAAAGCTATATCTATAATGGATGAAATGTCAGAAAAAAATTATATTTGTAAAAATGCTTTAAACCATTTAAAAGACATTGTGTTAAAATAAGGCTATGTTTTAAAAAATTGTTGATTTCGTATAATTTCAAAAACAAAGCTCAAATAAAATATTAATAAAGAGTTTAATTAGGAGTGAATAATTATGGAATTCATAGTTAATAGTGTAGAAGATACTATGGCTCTAGGACTTCAAATAGGTGAAAGAGTGCATAAAGGAGACATAATATGCCTTATCGGAGACTTGGGAACGGGTAAAACCCATATTACTAAAGGTATAGCACAAGGTCTTCAAATAGAAGATTACATAACAAGTCCAACTTTTAATATAGTAAATGAACATGAAGGCAGAATTAAATTATATCATTTTGATGTATATCGTGTTAATGATCCAGATGAAATTGAAGCTATTGGTTTTGATGAATATATTTTTGGTGATGGAGTAAGTGTTATTGAATGGGCAAACTATATCGAAGAGTTGATACCATATGACCACCTAAGAATAACTATAGAAAAACTTCCTGATATGGGCGTAAACTATAGAAAAATCACTATTACCTATAATAGTGATAGATATAATTATGTAAAGGAGATTGAAATATGAGGATTCTCAGTTTAGATTCATCTACAACAAGTGCAACTTGTGCAATATTAGAAGATAATAAGTTACTTGGAGAAACAACTCTTAATGATAAAAAACAGCATTCTATTATAATAATGCCACAAATAGATTGTTTATTGAAAAGCTTAAATTTAAGCATAAAAGATATAGATGGCTTTGTTGTATCAAAAGGTCCTGGTTCTTTTACAGGCTTAAGAATTGGAATTGCCACAATAAAAGGATTGGCTCAAGGAACTAAAAAACCTTTTGTAGGTATTTCAACCTTAGATGCTCTTGCATACAACTTAGCATATACTTCTGGAATTATATGTCCTATAATAGATGCATTGAGAGATAATGTGTATACTGCTTTATATAAATTTAATGGAGAAAAATTAGAAAGATTAACAGATTACATGGCTATACATATAGATGAGTTAATTTCAATTATTAAAGGATATGATCCATCTAACATTAGTTTTATTGGAGATGCTCTGCCAAAATTCAGAGCAAAATTAGAGCAAAGTTTTGAAAAAGTAACCTTCGCTCCTACTCATTTAAATGTTGCAAAAGCATCTTCTTTAGGGGAACTTGGTTTATTAGAACTCTTAGATGAACATAGTGATAATATCTTAAGTTTTTCACCTATTTATATCAGAAAGTCTCAAGCTGAAAGAGAATATGAAAATAGAACAGGAATGAGTATAGATGAATGATTTTGAAATATCCCTTATTGAAGAAAAAGATACTCCTGAGGTTTTAAATATAAATAACCTTTGTTTTAACCCTCCATGGAGTTTAGAATCACTGCAAAACGAAATAAAAAATAACTTTTCAAAATACATAGTATTAAAGAAAAAAAATAAAGTTATAGGATATGCAGGAATATGGCTTATTATAGATGAAGCTCATATAACTAACATAGCTGTACATCCAGATTACAGAAATATTGGCTGTGGAAATATATTAATGGATGAAGTAATAAACTTATGTAAACAACGTAATGTACCATCCATAACATTAGAAGTACGATTCAATAACACTCCGGCCATAAACTTATACAAAAAATTTGGATTTATAGAGGAAGGTTTAAGAAAAAATTACTATGAGGACAATATAGATGCACTAGTTATGTGGAAGAGAGATGTATTAAGTAGTACGAATTTTTTCAATCAATGAATAGCAAAACTTGCATTTAACCGAATGTAACTATATAGTTTTAAAATCATGAATTTTTCTCAATTAAAAAATTTAAGATAAAAGAGACTTAGTACAGAAGTATAATGAATTTCTGTATTAAGCCTCTTTTTATTTTACATTTAGTTCTAATATTAGTCTCTGGTTTAAAAGAATGTTGTTTTTTAATTATACTAAATCAACAATTTACTAAAACATAACTAATATTATTATTTTTTATTGGTTGTTCCAAGCGCTTTTTCTATTATCCTTTAACACTTCTTCATTATGAAGCATTGGAGAAACACTCTTATATACTGGGAAAGTTACTAATGATACTATAATACCTTTTAATAAATTAAATGGTAATATTGATAATAGCACTAAATCTTTAACACTTTTTATATTAGGATTCATTGCTGCTCCCATTCCTACAAAAGCTTCTATTGGAGCTTTAAATGCCTTCGCATACAAAGGTAATAAGATAGAATAGTTTAATACTGATGCACATAATGACATTACAACTGTTCCTGTAAGTAATCCTAAAATAGCTGTTTTTCTAGACTTCTTTAATCTATATACCATTCCTGCTATTATAACAAAAATTGAACCAACTAAAAAATTTGCAATTTCTCCTACAAATCCAGTTTGTGTTCCTTTAAAAACTATATGAAGCACATTTTTAAATAATTCAATAAACACACCCGCTACTGGACCCAATGCAAAAGTACCTAAAA from Clostridium sp. MB40-C1 includes these protein-coding regions:
- a CDS encoding TetR/AcrR family transcriptional regulator codes for the protein MEKQNKISKVSQKKMLKRNSLFNAAYELFLTKGIHDTAIDDIVKKAGVGKGTFYLYFKNKYDIVDRLILNKSMKIIKEAVEYTSNRIENDNLEFSDSVIVFIDCIIERLRNNTKLLKFIYKNLSLGVYRRATMDDENSEKIIRITKYFISNMVGDDINEDEAEKILFMIVELTGSVCYSSIILNEPDSIDNMKPILFKTIRKVLKN
- the tsaD gene encoding tRNA (adenosine(37)-N6)-threonylcarbamoyltransferase complex transferase subunit TsaD, yielding MNKDVKILSIETSCDETAAAIVVNGRKVISNVIASQIDIHTKFGGVVPEVASRKHIEAISVVVEEALNEADLTLKDIDAVGVTYGPGLVGALLVGVQYAKSLAYSLEIPLIGVNHIEGHISANFIQHEDLEPPFVCLVVSGGHTFIVYMKDHGEFEVLGQTRDDAAGEAFDKVARAIGLGYPGGPKIDKISKEGNPLAINFPRANFHEKDCIDFSFSGIKSAVLNYLNKMNMKGENINEADVAASFQKAVVDVLVDNAMVACKRKQVDKIAIAGGVASNSCLRQTMIEEGVKRGIKVLFPEPILCTDNAAMIGSAAYYELLRGKKASLELNAIPNLKLGER
- a CDS encoding methylated-DNA--[protein]-cysteine S-methyltransferase, yielding MNNIYCKYDWDLGSMYITLDSYGILRLDLNEDNFEQYKSGISDLVYDKYSCKKVMEELDEYFKGIRKEFTIPLSISGTTFQKMVWNELTNIPYGETKSYGEIAKNIGKPKGAQAIGQANKVNKIPIFIPCHRVISKDGNIGGYMGKTKGTEVNIKQFLLSLEKRHK
- a CDS encoding RusA family crossover junction endodeoxyribonuclease; amino-acid sequence: MDFNYAKIIIKGSPITKSNFKLSNVHGRSILPYNSGKYHDRYAIYEEEIAYQARLQNPGVVITESLIAILKVYYKSKKRHPDTTNIPKSIFDGVEKSGIIVNDAQIRRLIIEEYYDDKNPRFELELFGESSYYINYEVITKSAPSTPINYSSPPNKKSLGIPKTKNNTENNNTSLCEICHKPVRKENIVSANRGKTILCKDCLKKLF
- a CDS encoding NAD(P)/FAD-dependent oxidoreductase, which codes for MTKEYDIVIIGGGPAGLAAAISSKEEGVDKVLILEREGQLGGVLNQCIHAGYGERTFNEKLTGPEYVENFIYKLKKLKIEYKLDTTVLNISDTTLTLVNGENGVTEIEAKAIIIATGCREKPRGIINIPGNRMAGIYTAGTVQKFINLEGYLPGKEVVIVGSGNVALEMAKRMTLEGAKVKSVIEDMFYPDGSEKKVIECLDDFNIPLKLGYSVVNLKGNDRVEGLTITKIDNNKVPLKDTEEYIECDTVVLSVGLFPDSSLAKEAGIKTHPLTGGIQVDKDMKTNIKGIFACGNSLYIHENVNYITTESYNTGKNAAKYIRNL
- a CDS encoding metal ABC transporter solute-binding protein, Zn/Mn family; its protein translation is MKKHIKFILLASFIVSCNILIGCSKNATTSNVEKNNKIPISVSIVPQETFVKAVGKNLVDVVTMIPSGQSPENFQPTPDLLEKFSKSKLYFSIGVPTEKTSIIPKASDLNPNIKIINLEKVVQSHYPDREFSPGMRDPHIWLSPKRVKVMIDSIKDELCKIDPPNKSFYEKNAKDYINNLNKIDKDIHSSLSHLKNKAIIVYHPAFGYFCDDYGLEMIPLEKDGKESTVQDLQQSITYAKEKHIKVIFYQAEVDSKQSKTFADEIGGRSELVEPLSADYIKNLQTMCDTFKKALE
- a CDS encoding CBS domain-containing protein; this encodes MLVSNLLLGKEKLTTISPYECIKEALELINKNKTLSIPVCIGDKFYGYIAKVNIYEFLLEKVEDRENLMLNTQVEELMKTDVPIVRPNEELEDVTPLLAKRNIPFVGVVDKYNKFHGIITYKAIFHEFTEILGVNQGRKMSIITHEYKGQISKITKIIAQNKGDVISIVVFNPKSAFNLREIVVRIEEENFDIILKKLKEAGFNVEI
- a CDS encoding HD-GYP domain-containing protein, which encodes MRISLDKTILAMAIALDLAEINSIEDTYVIENVSKINYSEHEFFHHSKRTAYIAIKIATELNLDTESMQCLYISSLLHDIGVTSSVSLTKNHTSEKFIKQHCVDGANILNPFPVFNDISDIILYHHENYNGTGAMGLKKDEIPIISQIIRIADLIELSYKEKVPSFKQRDYIIDWIKSKENIIFSSEMVNAFLTLSQKDSFWFDVENVAFIDYILLYNSPHLDIYLNLQDFEKIAEIFSRIIDSKSKFTAEHSKGIAYLAYKISKHIGYSKEKCTKMKIAGLLHDIGKLAIPSKILDKNGPLTKNEFSIIKTHVYYTAIILNKIEDIPEISEWASNHHEKINGDGYPNRLNGDNLSEESRIIAVCDIYQALTEDRPYRKGLNIHKAISIMDEMSEKNYICKNALNHLKDIVLK
- the tsaE gene encoding tRNA (adenosine(37)-N6)-threonylcarbamoyltransferase complex ATPase subunit type 1 TsaE, which translates into the protein MEFIVNSVEDTMALGLQIGERVHKGDIICLIGDLGTGKTHITKGIAQGLQIEDYITSPTFNIVNEHEGRIKLYHFDVYRVNDPDEIEAIGFDEYIFGDGVSVIEWANYIEELIPYDHLRITIEKLPDMGVNYRKITITYNSDRYNYVKEIEI
- the tsaB gene encoding tRNA (adenosine(37)-N6)-threonylcarbamoyltransferase complex dimerization subunit type 1 TsaB; this encodes MRILSLDSSTTSATCAILEDNKLLGETTLNDKKQHSIIIMPQIDCLLKSLNLSIKDIDGFVVSKGPGSFTGLRIGIATIKGLAQGTKKPFVGISTLDALAYNLAYTSGIICPIIDALRDNVYTALYKFNGEKLERLTDYMAIHIDELISIIKGYDPSNISFIGDALPKFRAKLEQSFEKVTFAPTHLNVAKASSLGELGLLELLDEHSDNILSFSPIYIRKSQAEREYENRTGMSIDE
- the rimI gene encoding ribosomal protein S18-alanine N-acetyltransferase; the encoded protein is MNDFEISLIEEKDTPEVLNINNLCFNPPWSLESLQNEIKNNFSKYIVLKKKNKVIGYAGIWLIIDEAHITNIAVHPDYRNIGCGNILMDEVINLCKQRNVPSITLEVRFNNTPAINLYKKFGFIEEGLRKNYYEDNIDALVMWKRDVLSSTNFFNQ
- a CDS encoding ECF transporter S component; this encodes MKQTNLNKMIKISLLSVMAFVLMFLEFPLPIFPSFLQIDLSDLPALLGTFALGPVAGVFIELFKNVLHIVFKGTQTGFVGEIANFLVGSIFVIIAGMVYRLKKSRKTAILGLLTGTVVMSLCASVLNYSILLPLYAKAFKAPIEAFVGMGAAMNPNIKSVKDLVLLSILPFNLLKGIIVSLVTFPVYKSVSPMLHNEEVLKDNRKSAWNNQ